From Streptomyces sp. TLI_235, a single genomic window includes:
- a CDS encoding sodium/proton antiporter (CPA1 family): MAQLSLLFLVLLASVVTMPLARRIHVPQPVLMTLLGLAMALVPQIPNVTVDPDFILPLVLPPLIFAVARRSSVRYFRGNIRPILLLAVALVAVTTTVVAAVAEWRVPGLPLAAAVALGALVSPPDPVAAVAVAGAVGLPRRLVAVLEGEGLFNDVTAIVIYSLAIEAVVSGHFSTADAALRLVLSAVVAVVVGIALGWLNTWLAARLDDPTQQVALNLLVPFAAYALAEEAHGSGVLAVVVCALYLADRAADADDVSFRLVGNAFWEIVEILITGVAFGLIGLELSTVLADVRSSWRGMLGDTACVIAAVVLVRLLWLLPAAWISERLTHGEEDTPISWRETVVLWWSGMRGVATVALALAVPLTVHGGGPFPSRSEIVFVAFSVVLFTLLVQGLTLPWLVRLLGLRDHPDVHDEALRVLRGRAAKAGLHRLEELEEERRLPVELVERLRERQHDRLARLYPERYEEEEAAEAKRRLARWRQAAEVEQEMIAASRREVLTARGEPGADPEMADRVLRELDLRSARK; the protein is encoded by the coding sequence GTGGCCCAGCTGTCACTTCTCTTCCTGGTGCTGCTCGCCTCCGTGGTGACGATGCCGCTGGCCCGCCGGATCCATGTGCCGCAGCCGGTGCTGATGACCCTGCTCGGCCTGGCGATGGCGCTCGTCCCGCAGATCCCCAATGTGACGGTCGACCCGGACTTCATCCTGCCGCTGGTCCTGCCGCCGCTGATCTTCGCGGTGGCCCGCCGGTCCTCCGTCCGGTACTTCCGCGGCAACATCCGGCCGATCCTGCTGTTGGCGGTCGCCCTGGTGGCGGTCACCACCACTGTGGTGGCCGCCGTCGCCGAGTGGCGGGTGCCCGGGCTGCCGCTCGCCGCGGCGGTGGCGCTCGGTGCGCTCGTCTCGCCGCCCGACCCGGTGGCGGCCGTCGCGGTGGCCGGCGCGGTCGGCCTGCCGCGGCGCCTGGTGGCCGTGCTGGAGGGCGAGGGCCTGTTCAACGACGTCACCGCGATCGTCATCTACTCGCTGGCCATCGAGGCAGTGGTCAGCGGACACTTCTCCACCGCGGACGCCGCGCTGCGGCTGGTGCTGTCCGCGGTCGTCGCGGTCGTCGTCGGGATCGCCCTGGGGTGGCTGAACACCTGGCTGGCAGCCCGCCTCGACGACCCCACCCAGCAGGTCGCGCTCAACCTGCTCGTCCCGTTCGCCGCCTACGCCCTCGCCGAGGAGGCGCACGGCTCCGGCGTGCTCGCCGTCGTGGTCTGCGCGCTGTACCTGGCCGACCGGGCCGCCGACGCGGACGACGTGTCCTTCCGGCTGGTCGGCAACGCCTTCTGGGAGATCGTCGAGATCCTGATCACCGGGGTGGCCTTCGGCCTGATCGGCCTGGAGCTCAGCACGGTGCTCGCCGACGTCCGCTCCAGCTGGCGCGGGATGCTCGGCGACACCGCCTGCGTGATCGCCGCGGTGGTGCTCGTCCGGCTGCTGTGGCTGCTGCCGGCCGCCTGGATCTCCGAGCGGCTCACCCACGGCGAGGAGGACACCCCGATCAGCTGGCGGGAGACGGTGGTGCTCTGGTGGTCCGGGATGCGCGGGGTCGCCACGGTCGCCCTCGCGCTCGCGGTGCCGCTCACCGTGCACGGCGGCGGCCCCTTCCCGTCCCGCAGCGAGATCGTCTTCGTCGCCTTCTCCGTCGTGCTGTTCACCCTGCTGGTGCAGGGGCTGACCCTGCCCTGGCTGGTCCGGCTGCTCGGCCTGCGCGACCACCCGGACGTCCACGACGAGGCCCTGCGGGTGCTGCGCGGCCGCGCCGCCAAGGCCGGCCTGCACCGGCTGGAGGAGCTGGAGGAGGAGCGCCGGCTGCCCGTCGAACTCGTCGAACGGCTCCGCGAACGCCAGCACGACCGGCTCGCCCGGCTCTACCCCGAGCGGTACGAGGAGGAGGAGGCCGCCGAGGCCAAGCGCCGACTCGCCCGCTGGCGCCAGGCGGCCGAGGTCGAGCAGGAGATGATCGCCGCCTCCCGCCGGGAGGTGCTGACGGCCCGTGGGGAGCCCGGCGCCGACCCCGAGATGGCCGACCGGGTGCTGCGCGAACTCGACCTCCGCTCGGCGCGCAAGTGA
- a CDS encoding NADPH:quinone reductase-like Zn-dependent oxidoreductase — translation MRALEYPGPGSAAAAPRTVEAAVPRAGPGQVLVRVEAAGLPPAAGAPAGIPGTEFAGVVVQLGPGTYGLEVGDEVLGHCPSGACAEYAAADADRVAHRPVAMPWAEAALLPVTAAGVVAALDRLAVRRGSTLLVHGAGSAAGRAAVALALRRGAAVVAVAPEREHAALREAGAVPVGHGVELAERARAAAPQGVDAVLDVLGPGSAPLWPALAGGPERVAVPTPAPGGRSVGGAESTELGELVELWEEGAFRLPPDTVLPLAEAAAYRAAGGGALAVVRPWA, via the coding sequence GTGCGGGCGCTGGAGTACCCGGGCCCCGGCAGTGCGGCCGCCGCCCCTCGGACGGTCGAGGCGGCGGTGCCGCGGGCCGGGCCCGGGCAGGTGCTGGTCCGGGTGGAGGCGGCCGGGCTGCCGCCGGCGGCCGGCGCGCCGGCGGGGATCCCCGGCACCGAGTTCGCCGGCGTGGTGGTGCAGCTCGGCCCCGGCACGTACGGCCTGGAAGTCGGCGACGAGGTGCTCGGCCACTGCCCGTCCGGTGCCTGCGCCGAGTACGCGGCGGCGGACGCCGACCGGGTGGCGCACCGGCCCGTGGCGATGCCCTGGGCGGAGGCGGCGCTGCTGCCGGTCACCGCGGCGGGCGTCGTGGCGGCCCTGGACCGGCTCGCGGTGCGGCGCGGCAGCACCCTGCTGGTGCACGGCGCCGGGTCGGCGGCCGGACGGGCGGCGGTCGCCCTCGCGCTGCGGCGCGGCGCCGCGGTGGTGGCGGTGGCGCCGGAGCGGGAGCACGCCGCGCTGCGGGAGGCCGGGGCGGTGCCGGTCGGCCACGGGGTGGAGCTCGCCGAGCGGGCCCGGGCGGCCGCCCCGCAGGGCGTGGACGCGGTGCTGGACGTCCTCGGCCCGGGCAGCGCCCCGCTCTGGCCGGCGCTGGCGGGCGGGCCGGAGCGGGTGGCGGTGCCGACTCCGGCGCCGGGCGGCCGGTCGGTGGGCGGGGCCGAGTCCACGGAGCTCGGCGAGTTGGTGGAGCTGTGGGAGGAGGGCGCCTTCCGACTGCCGCCGGACACCGTACTGCCGCTCGCGGAGGCGGCCGCGTACCGGGCGGCGGGCGGCGGGGCGCTCGCGGTGGTGCGGCCCTGGGCCTGA
- a CDS encoding N-acetylglucosamine kinase-like BadF-type ATPase: protein MTGPLVLGLDAGGTGSRAVVADLHGRVLGRARGEGANPVAHGAAAAARAVGATLRAALAGLDPSEVAAGVVGLAGALVAEPALDGLWPEAGLSVTPRTTSDLALAYTAGTGRPDGSVLIGGTGAVAAEVRDHTPVRLADGHGWLLGDLGSGQWLGREAVRLALAAVDADRPLTGTAAVAAEALAGRSAGDGLRAALLGAVYAEPPVRLARLAPLVLDAAAVGEAAALRLVEEAADHLLATLATVRPAGSALPVVLAGGVLSPGTPLADAVRTRVAHQWPEAEVRAAGSTAGAAAWLAARALGRTAATEELHRALVAADY from the coding sequence ATGACCGGCCCGCTCGTCCTCGGCCTCGACGCCGGCGGCACCGGCAGCCGGGCGGTCGTCGCCGATCTGCACGGCCGCGTCCTCGGCCGGGCCCGCGGCGAGGGCGCCAACCCGGTCGCGCACGGCGCAGCCGCGGCCGCCCGCGCGGTCGGCGCCACCCTGCGGGCCGCGCTCGCCGGCCTGGACCCGTCCGAGGTCGCGGCCGGTGTGGTCGGCCTGGCCGGCGCGCTGGTCGCCGAACCCGCACTCGACGGGCTCTGGCCCGAGGCCGGACTCTCCGTCACCCCGCGCACCACCAGCGACCTCGCGCTCGCCTACACCGCCGGCACCGGCCGCCCGGACGGCTCGGTGCTGATCGGCGGCACCGGAGCGGTCGCCGCCGAGGTCCGCGACCACACCCCCGTCCGGCTCGCCGACGGCCACGGCTGGCTGCTCGGCGACCTTGGCTCCGGTCAGTGGCTGGGCCGCGAGGCCGTCCGCCTCGCGCTCGCCGCCGTGGACGCCGACCGGCCGCTCACCGGCACCGCGGCGGTCGCCGCCGAGGCACTGGCCGGCCGGTCCGCCGGGGACGGCCTGCGGGCCGCCCTGCTGGGTGCGGTGTACGCCGAGCCGCCCGTCCGACTGGCCCGGCTCGCCCCGCTGGTGCTGGACGCGGCCGCAGTCGGGGAGGCTGCCGCGCTGCGGCTCGTCGAGGAGGCCGCCGACCACCTGCTGGCGACGCTGGCGACCGTCCGCCCGGCCGGCTCGGCGCTGCCGGTGGTGCTGGCGGGCGGGGTGCTCTCGCCGGGCACACCGCTGGCCGACGCCGTCCGCACCCGGGTCGCGCATCAGTGGCCGGAGGCCGAGGTCCGGGCCGCGGGCAGCACCGCCGGGGCCGCCGCCTGGCTCGCGGCCCGCGCCCTCGGCCGGACGGCCGCCACCGAGGAGCTCCACCGGGCGCTGGTCGCGGCCGACTACTGA